The following are encoded in a window of candidate division KSB1 bacterium genomic DNA:
- a CDS encoding efflux RND transporter periplasmic adaptor subunit, translated as MKRKFGFLLLIALLISCSSQQTDLSSSITVPVSVEEIKLKPIEEFVEATGTVRAVKEAELTAQTEGYYRLGKTKSGRPFALGDRVDTSDVIVYLDNPELINQVKIEALELNLEISKSEFEKQSALYEKGGVTLRELKNAEQAYIEARYNYDNAKLQLAKLKVKSPFAGVIVDLPYFTPGTRISSGTKVAKVMNFEKLYLEVNFPGKYLGIINVGQPVRTLNYTMTGDTLWGKITQVSPAIDADTRSFKSAIEIDNPQLKLRPGMFVKAETIVARKDSAIVIPKQIITQSRGAKRVFVVERGAAEERRIVTGLENPTEVEVVEGLRVNDRLIVKGYETLANQTRVRIVR; from the coding sequence GTGAAACGGAAATTTGGATTTTTGCTCTTAATTGCACTTTTGATTTCCTGCTCGTCACAGCAGACCGATCTCTCCTCATCGATAACCGTGCCGGTATCGGTGGAAGAGATTAAACTCAAACCGATCGAAGAGTTTGTCGAGGCGACAGGGACGGTAAGGGCAGTCAAAGAGGCTGAATTGACGGCGCAGACCGAAGGCTATTATCGCTTGGGCAAGACCAAAAGCGGCAGGCCGTTCGCTCTGGGTGACCGCGTCGATACCTCGGATGTCATCGTTTATTTGGACAACCCTGAGCTTATCAATCAGGTCAAAATCGAAGCGCTGGAGCTCAATTTAGAGATTTCCAAGAGCGAGTTCGAAAAGCAGAGTGCGCTGTATGAAAAGGGCGGTGTGACGCTGCGCGAACTTAAAAACGCCGAACAGGCATATATCGAAGCCCGCTACAATTACGACAACGCCAAGCTGCAGCTTGCCAAACTCAAGGTCAAGTCGCCTTTTGCCGGTGTGATCGTCGACCTGCCCTATTTTACCCCCGGCACCCGTATTTCTTCCGGCACCAAGGTGGCCAAGGTGATGAACTTTGAAAAGCTCTATTTGGAGGTGAACTTTCCGGGCAAATATTTGGGGATTATCAACGTCGGACAGCCGGTGCGCACGCTGAATTATACCATGACCGGCGATACATTATGGGGAAAGATCACTCAGGTTTCGCCGGCAATCGACGCGGACACCCGCTCGTTCAAGTCGGCCATTGAAATCGACAATCCTCAGCTCAAGCTCCGGCCTGGGATGTTCGTCAAGGCTGAGACCATCGTTGCGCGCAAGGATTCGGCCATTGTCATTCCCAAGCAGATCATCACGCAGTCGCGCGGCGCCAAGCGCGTATTTGTGGTCGAACGCGGAGCGGCGGAGGAACGACGTATTGTGACCGGCCTGGAGAATCCCACCGAA